The DNA region GGCCTTTCAAAGTTTCCTCCACGCTGCACTAGTCAAAGATGGCACAGAAGAAGCCATACCAGCAGCGCTTTCCTCCTCCATTTGCAAGAATTGATAGCCTGTCTTTGTTGAATATAAACCATTAGGAGTCATGGGCCAAAAGAAAATGTCCTGCTGGGGAAACAGAGGCAAAGGTACTGCCATAATGGAGTTGGCCGTGGGGGGGCAGCacataaaaacaattaaatgtTTATTCCAAGCTAAAGAACCAGGTAGCAGCAAGTCTGACACCTTTGTAATACCCAAATCCTGTGCTAACGTCTCACTAAACACCAAAGGGGAGTTCCCTGGCACCCATTTATCTTGCCAAGCTCGAATAGTTTTACCGTCTCCTACCCTCCACATACCACCTTTCCGTAGAGCTTGTCCTGAACGGAGAACACTAGACCATGCGTAACTCGGACGACAACCCTTCTTCGCAGTAAAGATTGTGTCCCTCGGATAATAGACCGCTTTAAACACTTTTCCAAGCAAAGAGTCAGGACAATTAAGTAAGCGCCACCAATTCTTCGCCACCAAAGCcatattaaattttttgaaatCCCGGAAACCTATCCCACCACGATCCTTTGATTTGCACAATGATTTCCAACTTAACCAATGCATACCACGCTTAGTGACGTCACCACCCCAGTAAAAGCGGCTAATCATCCCCTCAATATCTGAGCATATACCATCAGGCAATAAAAAACAGGACATAACATAAGATGGAATGGATTGGGCCACAGCCTTAACAAGAACCTCCCTACCTGCTTTTGAGAGGGACTTTTCCTTCCACCCTTTTAGCTTCTTCCAAACCCGGTCCTTGACAAAAGAGAAAATCTGGGTTTTTGACTTACCTATGATGGTAGGAAGTCCCAGATACTTGTCATAACACTCCACTGCCTTTACATTCAATAACTGTTTAAGCTCATGGAAACGATTCTCAGGCACATTTCGGCTACAGGAGAGCATAGACTTGTCAAGGTTAATGACTTGTCCAGAAGCTTGCTCATACGAGGCTAGAATAGCCTTAATTGTCAGTGCTTCTTGCGTCGTAGCACGAGCAAAGATAACATTGTCATCTGCAAACAACAGGTGTGAGATTACAGGGGCAGAACGCGCAATCTTAATGCCATGCAAAGCTGAAGATAAGACAGCCTGATTAATCAAAGGAGAAAACACTTCTCCACACAAAATAAAGAGATAAGGAGAGAGAGGATCTCCCTGTCTCAAACCTCTATTTGGGGAGAATGCCTCTTGAGGCGCGCCATTCAGCATAATAGAGAAGTTAACTGTAGTAACACATGACATGATCAGATGGACCCAGTTGGGGGGGAACCCCATTTATTCCAAAACACTCGCCAAAAAAGGCCACTCAACTCTATCATAGGCTTTTGACATGTCTAATTTCAGAGCCATCACGCCATTACGGCCacatattttttcttcatatagtgAAAACACTCAAACGCCACTAAGGCATTATCCGTAATTAGACGGTCTGGAACAAAAGCACTTTGGGATTCACAAATAATGTCAGGCAATATGAGTTTCAATCTGTTCGCCATAGTCTtagtaataattttaaaaataacgtTACACAGACTAATCGGCCTAAACTGATTTGCATGCATGGGTTTCTTAACTTTAGGTATTAGAACAAGGAGAGTTTTGTTTATAATACCTGGTGACACCTCGCCATGAAGGACTCGCAAGCAAAAAGAAGAAACATCATCCCCAATAATATGCCAGAATTTTTGGTAAAACAAAGCGGGTAGACCATTGCGCCCTGGTGCCTTGGTTGGGTGCATCTGGGCTAGGGCTTCCTCGACATCTTCCCTTGTAAAAGGCTCGGCTAGCAGTTGTAGATGGTGCGGTGTAACCCTACCAGCCACAAGAGATGTCACTGCAGGAATATTGGTAGGTGCACTAGACGAGAAAAGCTCCATAAAATAGTCTGCTAGTACCCTGTAAATATCCTTGTCTTCCACCATGGTGCGGCCACGTTCATCTTTTAATTCCTCAATCGAATTACGCTTACGGCGTTGTGACGCTTTGGAGTGAAAGAAGTGAGTTTTTTTATCTCCATAATGTAACCAATTGGCTCTGGATCGCTGACACCAAACCACCTCCTCCTGTTCGAGGAGTACATCCAAAACATTCTCAATCTCTGCTGTCTCGGCTAAAGTCTGTTCCGTTTGAGGTCGTTGTTGAAGACCCTGCAATTTGTGATTAAGATCAGAGACTTTTCGTGCCACATCGCCATACTTATCTCGGCCCTAGCTATCAAGAGACCCACCAACCTCTGATAATTTAGACACCAAATCTGGTCCTGTACTGTTCCAAGCATTAGCCACCACACTGGTACACTCATCTCCACTCTGGAGCCAAACTTCCTCAAAACGAAACATATGCACCCTACCGCGAGGTTCGGAGCGCCTCCGTGTGCCACAAAAGAGAAGGATCAGATTGTGGTCTGAACGGTGGCGGGGGAGGTGAGTCACATCAGATATGGGCCATAAGTCAAGCCATCGCTCATTAACAAGAGCATAGTCAAGGCGTTCCTGTATGTTGTGTGGAGCCTTCCTCTTGTTTGACCATGTGAAACGATATCCTGCATAGGCCACCTCCATAAGCTGGCACTCAGACAAGGCCTCTTGGGCCACCTGAAGATGGGCCAGGTTCACTGGTTGGCCTCCTTGCTTGTCTGTCGGTCTCAACACATCATTAAAATCTCCCATGCAGAGCCAAGGCGTCGTATCATCGGGTTTGAAATTTTTAATCATCTGCCAGGTGCGCCATTTGTTCCCCTCATCTGGCCAACCATACACCGCAAGAACCTGCATTGAAACATTAGAATCCGGAAGTTGTAACATGAAAAGAATATGATTAACGGAGGAGTTCACCACCGTAACTGTAACATCATCGCTCCAAAGGAGGCATAAACCGCCTGCTCTTGAGCGACCTGTACCTGAACAAGAAACAGGAAATAAATTACCAAGACCACCAACGCCACGAAGGGCTGCCATCTCACTACAAGAGCGACATGTCTCCATGGCGAAGACCACGTCAGGAGCTTTGGTACGGATGAGCCTTCGCAAGGCTCGAACTGCACGTGGGTTCCCAAGCCCACGACAGTTCCAAGAAAGGAGCTTCATTGAGGTGGGCGGGCTGATCAACAGGCTCCGCCAATCCCAATCCTATATTACTGTTTTGTCTCTTAAAGGGGGGAGACGCCCCGGTGCTAGCTGTGTTGAAAATTGGTCCTGGCCCTCCCACCATTCTCTTACGAGAAGTCTCATCAACATCAGATGCGCTACGAGAGCTTTTTGGTACATAGCTCCTGCTGCCACTAGCCGGCTTCTTATGGTAGTCTTGTGTACTAGAGAAACAGAAAGGAGGAGCGTTTTTATCAACCACAAAACCCTCCCCACCATCTGGTTTACCTGTGTCATAAACTTTGGCCTTGCTGCCCGCCATGGAGGAATCACCAGTTTGGTCCTTAGCCGTGTCATTCGTCATGTGCTGGTTTGTTTCTTCTTCCGCTAGCTTCTTGAGTTCAGCATCAACGTCAATGTCACCATTTGTTCCCGATTCAGAATCTGGTGCCTGCGGTCCTTTCTAGACATCACTAAAATTAGTTGCGGTTGTAAATATAGCCATGAATACATAAAAATGGTTGGTTCACACCTTTCTTAGAGTGGGATAAATgtggaagagaagagagataagaagagaaTAGAGAAAAATTAAATCATGAGACTTGATAGGTGAAGTGTGATTAAATTAATACTCTATTGGTAATGTGTCCTAGAGGAATTGCtccatttggaaagctgatCTTGAAAAAATTGCATACCTTCATCAGAGACAGCCACAATTctccaaaattaattattattttttgtttataaattatatatacatatagggATAGAAACGGGTCAGGTCAAGCTAAATTTTACACAGTCCAAGCCTGATTGTTGGTAAATTTTAAAATCTGACCTGATCTCTTGAATGGTTTGCTTGGCCTGTGAGCCCAATTACAAATCTATTTATTCACATAAGATTTTTTCTAAAGTGATCATCAAGCATTCAAACCAATAggcattttctatatatatgtgGAGGATGTAAGGGTTAATTAAGAATAAAATTAGATCTAGTCATAATTGTTCGTCTCAAATAAACATAAGGCGTGTCAAAGTAAATATAGAAGGTAAAACAATATGAGAGGATCAAATTGTGTACTGTTGTGGAACGAAAATCATCTGTTTCATGATCCTGTTGCATTGTCTGTCCCTCCAGTTAAAACTTGACATGTCATTTACAATGAACACATCATCAGTTTATTATTCTAACCCCGTTAACGCTAAAGCACAATAAAGCCGACACAAGATTTGCGAGATAGACATTAAGACAGGATTGAGAGACAGAAGATTTGCGTCCATTGTTGTATTTTAAAGTCTTAGCACGAATGTGACTGTTATTACCCACCTTAACCCATTATCTCTTTTTGCATTATTCATTTGTTTACTTGacccttttctattttttgtttggtttctttcAACATATATAAGAAAAACACTGATTACTAATAAATTTTAATCAGTAAAAAACTATTGATAATACCAAATTATCGGcctacaaataataaattatagtGTTCAATTTTTGGATTGCTTCAGATAATCTGCTCAGCCCTCCAACTTTACTTTTGTGCATCTAGAAAAGATGCCATTATTTGGGAGTGTTTGTCGCTTGCATTGCAGCAGCCAGACATAACACTACATCCCTCCATGTCCCCACCCAATCACGCTTGCCTAAAGCATCCACTTTCACTTTTTCAGTAAACTCCCATCAATCTTCTCTTTATAGCAAACTCCCCTcccaaaatccatcgatatacCACATCTTAATTAAGAAAAAACGTATTtttattatggaaaaaaaaatagttcacaaattaaattttttttttacaaattaattTATCATAGAAGTACCCAAGATTTTTTCAGTTTCAATTAATCCTTCTATTAAATTAACTCGTTTGCTCTTTGAAAAAAagcaaaattaatattaataatctatatatatatatatgtaaagcacacttgtgttttttgcatgcaataaatgcattaaatcataaaaactcacatacttttatattaaatacattaaaaactaaataatttaacaaattaaaaactaaaaatatttgtattataaaaaactattcaactacttatattaaataacaacattcataaacttaaaattgacttgagctttacatttaacaaatttaaaaaatcaaaattaaaaaaaaatatttattaataattaatttagataaaatacttttaaaataaaaaaatatatatatatatatatatatctatatacatatgtaaagcagacttgaaaaaataacattaaacacataaaaaatagtaaatttattttgaattaaaaacattaaataaaaaaattgaaaacttaaataaaaactacatcaactttattattcattatattaattattaattgttaaacttttcaatttctcatatttaaaagtaaatattaaaatttaaaacttttcaatttctcttatttaaaatgaaatatttaaattatttaaattttaattattcattacaacttgagttgaatttttaaaaaataataataattgaaattgactaccttacattaatgacaataatagatttttaataataatttgtttatattctttacattattgttaataataattataaatcttattagttattaatcataagttgagaaattttaaaaaaataaaaaataaaacttattaccatttattacttataaaaaaatatttattaataattaatatcgaaaaaatagttgaaaatttaaaaaaatgactctataagatattattattactatatcgaatgtgtatattatttgaaaaaaaaatttaatatgatttttgatatattatatagaagtaaaaataacttgaggaagcataatagagaaaaaataattataacaaaagttgaataaatttaaatttactaaataatattttacgatactaaaattataacttattataatttttaagttaaaattatttcaagttcaaaaaaaagttaaaattattttattgttgataaaaaagtataaaaaaattatgttattataacttatattaaaaccttattaattgatttaaaatattttaaattcacttaaggatttttcaaattattGAATTGGTTTTTAAAGATTAGTTATGATTGAAAAATAGAATAACATATGGGGACAATAATtgagtatcaatgtttacaacCTGATATATGATAAATCAACACCTCTGCAATTGAAATCACAATAATAAACCTAAAAACAGAGAacccaaatcaataaaatatattacaaccaaagtttttaaaattaatttaatactaatgcataagaaatttaattacactgtaataatttttatactatattaaaaaaaatagtgtaaataaactcgtgcaacgcacgggtattatttctagtaCTAATATAAAACCAACCCACATTTAGTGATGAATCAATTTCTACATAAATACATATGCACTTTAAGCACtgaacctttttttttaaaagccaaAAAATAGACTGAACTTGACCACATAAACAATAACCTTATCTTAGAACAAGTAAGTAACCAAGGGCTTGTTTGTTTGctgtttttaaaacagtttttagttttttaaaactgaaattaaaACCTGTTTGGTTCGACCTGTTTTCGAAAACAGttatcattttcagtttttaaaactaaaaaaccaaaacagttaaaagatgttttcagtttctgtttttagttttcagttatcagttttctaaatgttggaaaacatgtcatttaaactgttttcttcttctaaaaattgtttttaaaaattatttctgaaaaccgttttaaaaactgaaaactaaaattGCAATCAAACAGATCCCAAATGTAAGCTAAAATACAATCTTATACACTTTCTTAGAACAAGTGACCAAATACATTTAGTGAGTTTCTACATAAATATACACTTCCattgaacttttttttgaaagccaAAGAGTAGACTGAACTTGTCCACACAAACAATAACCTTATCTAATCTAACCAGGCGGCTTTCGTACGTATATAGCAGCTTCCAAATTGGCAACTCTGATGTATGTATGTATGGCTCACAATTATCGAGTATGGAAAACGTTTGAGAGCTGTTAATTCTCATGCGGTAAAGGTCCTTTCCCTGTTTTGAAAAATGAAGCCATGAAGGACCCATATATATCGTACCCCGACTTTGATAACTTTCACTCGTACGTAGTACCTGCTAACATGACAACAAGGTCCCCCCTATGTTTCCAGGTCATCTTGACCCACATAATTAGACCCAGCATTCAAAAACGCGAATTGAACCACCTGAACCTTATTGATCAAAACGTGAACCAACCTAGCAAATGGGGACCAATATCTTCTATCCTCCGAATGATGTCACATTTTTTATCCCACAAATGAAATTGAGAATCTAATTATAATGTAAATGTCATCCAGCATCTCCAAGATTCTTGTGATTTTTGTGGAATTAGATTCTTAGCTGGCTGGATATTAGATACCGGGTGTTTGGACTCTGTTTGAGTATGTGAAAGGGATTTGAGCAACTTGCAAATTTTATGTGAATTAGTTAAACCCCTGAATCACCGGGAGGAACAATCATAAAAAATCATCATGATTCATGAACATCACCATGCAAAAAAGTATTATTCTCATCAAGTTGATAAACAATCCAAAGATTAATAGAAGCCAAAGATCAAACCATATGTCAACATTGAATGCAATACAACAATACCAAGTTGCATTCAAATTGCAGAAATTTACAAACCAGCCGGCATTCAACAGTCAACACGCGCGTTATCCAATTGAATTGGTTGCTGGTATGTAGCAGATAGCATAGGCAATTTTCTTGCTGTTGCATTTGTGTGTCGTGGGAATTTGGCAAAGTAAAACAAAAGGTTGGGTGTTGTCAATTTTTTGGGGATTATTCCACAATGTTGCACATTGGCACTAGTAATAATAGGTTGGAGTACAGGACGTACTGTGTTTTTTACTTCTCTGATACACAAGCAGTTGTGACTGCTTTAATTCTTTTCTCTAAATTTCTGTTGTATTGCGTTGAAGTACCTCTTGTActtcttatttaaaatgttctttgtctttttaaaaacaaaattactCATTCACTTGCTCTTAATTTCAGTCCATTTTAAATGTTCTTTGTCCTTTTAAAAACATCATCCTATATATATTGAATTAAAGAGATTAGCCCCCTAGCTTTTATTCTTGTGCTCGGACTAATCCGGTGGTGAGATGAGGTATCACCAAACGTACTAGGCACGCCGTAAGATCAAACCAGACGGTGGAATCAGAGGCACGCCGTAAGAGTGAACCAGACAGTGAAATTAGATAAGGCACGCAGGAAAAGTGAACCAGACGGTAAAGAGAGGCACGCCGGAAGAGCGAACCAGCCTATGGAACCATGCAAGAAGAGAGCCAGAGGATTGAGACGAGGAATTACCCTAGTGGAAAATGAAACGCTTAAGgtgtataaaaataaaattatattacgTTGATTGAAACTGACAcattatttacaaaaaaaaaactagcgtATTATTTAGAATATTGTGGTGGCTGAATAGACCGAAGTAGTATACATATAAAACGTCAATTTCACG from Lotus japonicus ecotype B-129 chromosome 2, LjGifu_v1.2 includes:
- the LOC130736669 gene encoding uncharacterized protein LOC130736669 gives rise to the protein METCRSCSEMAALRGVGGLGNLFPVSCSGTGRSRAGGLCLLWSDDVTVTVVNSSVNHILFMLQLPDSNVSMQVLAVYGWPDEGNKWRTWQMIKNFKPDDTTPWLCMGDFNDVLRPTDKQGGQPVNLAHLQVAQEALSECQLMEVAYAGYRFTWSNKRKAPHNIQERLDYALVNERWLDLWPISDVTHLPRHRSDHNLILLFCGTRRRSEPRGRVHMFRFEEVWLQSGDECTSVVANAWNSTGPDLVSKLSEGLQQRPQTEQTLAETAEIENVLDVLLEQEEVVWCQRSRANWLHYGDKKTHFFHSKASQRRKRNSIEELKDERGRTMVEDKDIYRVLADYFMELFSSSAPTNIPAVTSLVAGRVTPHHLQLLAEPFTREDVEEALAQMHPTKAPGRNGLPALFYQKFWHIIGDDVSSFCLRVLHGEVSPALHGIKIARSAPVISHLLFADDNVIFARATTQEALTIKAILASYEQASGQVINLDKSMLSCSRNVPENRFHELKQLLNVKAVECYDKYLGLPTIIGKSKTQIFSFVKDRVWKKLKGWKEKSLSKAGREVLVKAVAQSIPSYVMSCFLLPDGICSDIEGMISRFYWGGDVTKRGMHWLSWKSLCKSKDRGGIGFRDFKKFNMALVAKNWWRLLNCPDSLLGKVFKAVYYPRDTIFTAKKGCRPSYAWSSVLRSGQALRKGGMWRVGDGKTIRAWQDKWVPGNSPLVFSETLAQDLGITKVSDLLLPGSLAWNKHLIVFMCCPPTANSIMAVPLPLFPQQDIFFWPMTPNGLYSTKTGYQFLQMEEESAAGMASSVPSLTSAAWRKL